A genomic stretch from Acidobacteriota bacterium includes:
- a CDS encoding polysaccharide biosynthesis tyrosine autokinase: MQDRPAEMAPEQNAEGDWSLKAVQRLLWQRRWLVVAIAAQVFIVTGLVTFLRTPLYDASARILIERSTPKVLESDDVMPMVWNEFEIQRFYQTQYLLIKDAKVLMRALHREDYPIRERIVELLTSSDEESADATPDDKRMARWIRERLKVEQLEYSSVVGVSFRHASPELAADVVNAVVHAYQDFFVEEIGLAPRRRALEVIEDGIEEANAELREIERELELATRTHDAALVASDSDMRRTRLERLDATLTEAKSRRASAEARLHAYEQAEPMALDVVRSNLQVLKYHEQLASIQAAIADMEGKVGPNWPRLRELRTAEQETRRNLLAEAEKLYHQAIAGARADLVAAREQEQRLRQLYEQEKRLANAKQYQASEVESLRREYEQKKANLERLLARREEVARSSDLREILERQVAIIGPASVPESPAVPRVKLNLALGLVFGLFLGVGAAFLAEAMDNKVRGGAHLAELTGLPLLGSIPRLVTPHKPRLAFSRKRSGTTPMMAAQRNHDVEEAFRAMRSALLLAQAGRPPASLMVTSGLPGEGKSTIAANLARTLASFGHGVVLIDADLRHPRLHRVFKADKNRGLTNVLASTLPIEDVVVPTVYPNLFLVPGGPCPPDPATLLDRRKLSEVVRRLGERFEFVIVDTPPVLVFADAFNIVPAVEGTIFVARSMATQKDAVRQAMEALRKVKTRLVGVVLNGEITEERSGSYYRYYHYRRGYYRKAMERRAKGETVPQAPPAQRPETRRRSAGG; the protein is encoded by the coding sequence ATGCAGGATCGTCCCGCCGAGATGGCTCCCGAGCAGAACGCCGAGGGGGATTGGAGTCTGAAAGCCGTTCAGCGTCTGCTTTGGCAGCGACGCTGGCTGGTGGTCGCCATTGCCGCCCAGGTTTTCATCGTCACCGGCCTGGTGACCTTCCTGCGCACGCCGCTCTACGACGCGTCCGCCCGGATCCTCATCGAACGTTCCACGCCCAAGGTGCTGGAGTCGGACGACGTGATGCCGATGGTCTGGAACGAGTTCGAGATCCAGCGCTTCTACCAGACCCAGTACCTGCTGATCAAGGACGCCAAGGTGCTGATGCGGGCACTCCATCGGGAGGACTACCCGATTCGTGAACGCATCGTCGAGTTGTTGACCTCCAGCGACGAGGAGAGCGCCGACGCCACACCGGACGACAAGCGGATGGCCCGCTGGATTCGTGAGCGGCTGAAGGTCGAGCAGCTCGAGTACTCCAGCGTGGTGGGGGTGAGTTTCCGGCATGCCTCGCCGGAACTGGCCGCCGACGTGGTCAACGCCGTGGTCCATGCCTACCAGGATTTCTTCGTCGAAGAGATCGGTCTCGCTCCGCGGAGGCGGGCGCTGGAAGTGATCGAAGACGGCATCGAGGAGGCCAACGCCGAGCTGCGGGAGATCGAACGCGAGCTGGAGCTGGCGACCCGGACCCACGATGCGGCGCTGGTGGCTTCCGACAGCGACATGCGCCGTACCCGGCTCGAGCGTCTCGACGCGACCCTGACGGAAGCCAAGTCCCGCCGGGCCAGTGCCGAGGCCCGGCTCCATGCCTACGAGCAGGCCGAGCCCATGGCCCTCGACGTGGTGCGTTCGAACCTGCAGGTGCTCAAGTATCACGAGCAACTGGCGTCGATCCAGGCCGCGATCGCCGACATGGAAGGCAAGGTGGGGCCGAACTGGCCTCGCCTGCGAGAGTTGCGCACCGCCGAGCAGGAGACGCGGCGGAATCTGCTCGCCGAAGCCGAAAAGCTCTACCACCAGGCGATCGCCGGCGCCCGGGCGGACCTGGTGGCCGCGCGGGAGCAGGAGCAGCGCCTGCGCCAGCTCTACGAGCAGGAAAAACGGCTGGCCAACGCCAAGCAGTACCAGGCCAGCGAGGTGGAGTCGCTTCGCCGGGAGTACGAGCAAAAGAAGGCCAACCTCGAGCGTCTGCTGGCGCGCCGGGAAGAAGTGGCCCGCAGTTCCGACCTGCGGGAGATCCTCGAGCGCCAGGTGGCGATCATCGGGCCGGCCAGCGTGCCGGAGAGTCCGGCGGTCCCCCGGGTCAAGCTCAACCTGGCGCTGGGCCTGGTCTTCGGCCTGTTCCTGGGCGTGGGCGCGGCCTTCCTGGCCGAGGCGATGGACAACAAGGTCCGTGGAGGCGCCCACCTGGCAGAACTGACCGGGCTGCCCCTTCTCGGGAGCATTCCGCGCCTGGTCACGCCCCACAAGCCGCGGCTCGCCTTCTCACGCAAGCGGAGCGGCACGACACCGATGATGGCGGCCCAGAGGAACCACGACGTGGAGGAGGCCTTCCGCGCCATGCGCTCGGCCCTGCTCCTGGCCCAGGCCGGGCGTCCGCCGGCCTCGCTGATGGTCACTTCGGGCTTGCCCGGGGAGGGCAAGAGCACCATCGCGGCCAACCTGGCTCGCACCCTCGCGTCCTTCGGCCATGGGGTGGTGCTGATCGATGCCGACCTGCGTCATCCGCGGCTGCACAGGGTCTTCAAGGCGGACAAGAACCGGGGCTTGACCAACGTGCTGGCCAGCACCCTGCCCATCGAGGACGTGGTGGTGCCGACGGTCTATCCCAACCTCTTCCTGGTGCCCGGGGGGCCCTGTCCGCCGGATCCGGCGACCCTGCTCGACCGGCGGAAGCTCAGCGAGGTGGTGCGTCGCCTGGGAGAGCGTTTCGAGTTCGTGATCGTCGACACGCCCCCGGTGCTGGTCTTCGCCGACGCCTTCAACATCGTTCCGGCGGTGGAGGGGACGATTTTCGTCGCCCGCTCGATGGCGACCCAGAAAGACGCCGTGCGCCAGGCCATG
- a CDS encoding mannose-1-phosphate guanylyltransferase: protein MLDRAVILAGGGGKRLWPWTGPDRPKPLLPLGGDGRSLLEATVERLLPHLPLERMVLQAEPRLGRRLLEACPRLAGLPLGEEPAPRDTAGAVTLAMERLRREDPRAVVGVFPADHRVADIRAFSRTLGTAARAAREGALVILGVRPDRPATGFGYVEAGSADGGVLPVRRFVEKPDAAAAAEYLAGGRHFWNAGIFIWQAEVFRRAMDRHAPQVASAVERYVDSGRFQEWEQVPRTSIDYALLERAGKVVLVPLEAGWSDIGGWEAVAALAARGDAGPAVCLEVRGEGAGDSVVLRLDGAGGRAVVLGEGGRMVVIGPEGVLVCPRHTSQRVKDFLS, encoded by the coding sequence GTGCTCGACCGGGCCGTGATCCTCGCCGGAGGCGGCGGCAAGCGCCTGTGGCCCTGGACCGGTCCGGATCGGCCCAAGCCCCTGCTGCCCCTCGGCGGAGACGGGCGCAGTCTGCTCGAGGCCACCGTCGAACGCCTCCTGCCGCATCTGCCCCTCGAACGCATGGTGCTCCAGGCCGAGCCTCGTCTCGGCCGCCGGCTCCTCGAGGCCTGCCCGCGCCTGGCGGGGCTTCCCCTCGGCGAGGAGCCGGCCCCCCGGGACACGGCCGGGGCCGTCACCCTGGCCATGGAGCGGCTGCGCCGGGAGGATCCCCGGGCCGTGGTGGGTGTGTTCCCCGCCGATCACCGGGTCGCGGATATCCGGGCCTTCTCCCGGACCCTCGGCACCGCCGCCCGGGCCGCCCGGGAAGGGGCCCTGGTGATTCTCGGCGTACGCCCGGATCGGCCCGCCACGGGCTTCGGTTACGTGGAAGCGGGTTCCGCCGACGGCGGGGTTCTCCCCGTGCGGCGCTTTGTCGAAAAACCCGATGCCGCCGCCGCCGCCGAGTACCTGGCCGGTGGCCGGCACTTCTGGAACGCCGGGATCTTCATCTGGCAGGCGGAGGTCTTCCGCCGGGCCATGGACCGGCACGCTCCGCAAGTGGCGTCGGCCGTGGAGCGATACGTGGACTCGGGACGTTTCCAGGAATGGGAACAGGTACCCCGGACCTCCATCGACTACGCCTTGCTGGAACGGGCCGGGAAAGTCGTACTGGTGCCCCTCGAGGCGGGCTGGAGCGACATCGGCGGATGGGAAGCGGTGGCGGCCCTGGCGGCGCGGGGCGACGCGGGGCCCGCGGTCTGCCTCGAGGTGCGCGGCGAGGGGGCCGGGGACAGCGTCGTGCTGCGGCTCGACGGTGCCGGGGGGCGGGCGGTGGTGCTCGGCGAGGGCGGTCGGATGGTGGTGATCGGCCCCGAAGGCGTGCTCGTCTGTCCCCGCCATACTTCACAGCGGGTCAAGGACTTCCTCTCCTGA
- a CDS encoding SDR family oxidoreductase, giving the protein MRVLVTGGGGFIGSNLVEALLRRGDDVRVIDDFSTGRRSNLQQVEAWRALGGGSFELLEGDIVDAETARRAVDGCEVVLHQAAIPSVARSVADPVSSHRVNMDGTLNLLLAARDLGVRRFVAASSSSLYGESPALPKVETMTPAPLSPYGVDKLAAETYCRVFTHLYGLKTVALRYFNVFGPRQDPGSEYSAVIPKFASMMLAGQAPTINGDGRQTRDFTFIENVVQINLLAAEAPEEACGEAYNVACGERISLLDLVDRLNKILGTAIEPVHGPPRAGDIQHSLADISKAERLLGYRVKVGLDEGLARTVEALQEA; this is encoded by the coding sequence TTGCGAGTTTTGGTAACGGGCGGTGGTGGATTCATCGGCTCCAACCTGGTGGAGGCCCTGCTGCGCCGCGGCGACGACGTGCGCGTGATCGACGACTTCTCCACCGGACGCCGCTCGAATCTCCAGCAGGTGGAGGCCTGGCGCGCCCTGGGGGGCGGCAGCTTCGAACTGCTTGAAGGTGACATCGTCGATGCCGAGACCGCGCGCCGGGCCGTGGACGGGTGCGAGGTGGTGCTGCACCAGGCCGCGATTCCCTCCGTGGCCCGCTCGGTGGCCGATCCCGTCAGTTCCCACCGGGTGAACATGGACGGTACCCTCAACCTGCTGCTCGCCGCCCGGGACCTGGGTGTGCGCCGTTTCGTGGCGGCCTCCTCCTCGTCCCTCTACGGTGAGTCTCCGGCATTGCCCAAGGTGGAGACCATGACCCCCGCGCCCCTCTCCCCCTACGGCGTGGACAAGCTGGCGGCGGAGACCTACTGCCGCGTCTTCACCCATCTCTATGGACTCAAAACCGTGGCCCTGCGCTATTTCAACGTCTTCGGGCCGCGCCAGGACCCCGGCTCGGAGTACTCGGCGGTGATCCCGAAATTCGCCTCGATGATGCTGGCCGGCCAGGCGCCGACGATCAACGGCGATGGCCGGCAGACGCGGGATTTCACCTTCATCGAGAACGTGGTGCAGATCAACCTGCTGGCCGCCGAGGCCCCCGAGGAGGCCTGTGGCGAGGCTTACAACGTGGCCTGCGGCGAGAGGATCTCACTGCTCGACCTGGTGGACCGCCTGAACAAGATTCTCGGCACCGCTATCGAGCCGGTGCACGGGCCGCCCCGGGCCGGTGACATCCAGCACTCCCTGGCGGACATCTCCAAGGCCGAGCGCCTTCTCGGCTACCGGGTCAAGGTGGGGCTGGATGAAGGCCTGGCCCGCACGGTCGAGGCCCTCCAGGAGGCCTAG
- a CDS encoding UDP-glucose/GDP-mannose dehydrogenase family protein: protein MNIAVIGTGYVGLVSGACFAEFGTTVTCVDSDAAKVDSLQAGKVPIYEPGLEQLVARNTAAGRLRFSTDLEEAVRDNLVLFICVGTPQDPHGRADLSSVLAVAGSIAEAINGYKVIVIKSTVPVGTGDKVEALIAERSGGGHPFSVASNPEFLREGAALEDFMRPNRVVIGTEEEQARAILEDLYRPLYLIQTPILHTSRRTSELIKYASNAFLAVKISYINEMAALCEKVGADVHDIARGMGLDQRIGPKFLHPGPGYGGSCFPKDTQAILATAEEFGEPLRIIGAAVSVNDDQPRRMVNKLREAVGGELKGRTVAMLGLAFKPNTDDVRESAALKIAHQVRREGGRVRAFDPIAVETARAAGFDGEIGEDEYSTCRGADVVALVTEWNQFRNLDLQRLKEALARPVLVDMRNIYEREDVERQGLRYIAVGR, encoded by the coding sequence ATGAATATCGCCGTCATCGGCACGGGGTACGTGGGCCTGGTTTCCGGGGCCTGCTTTGCCGAGTTTGGGACCACCGTCACCTGCGTGGACAGCGATGCGGCCAAGGTCGACTCGCTCCAGGCGGGCAAGGTGCCGATCTACGAGCCCGGACTCGAGCAGCTCGTGGCCCGCAATACCGCCGCCGGTCGGCTGCGCTTTTCCACCGATCTCGAAGAGGCCGTGCGGGACAACCTGGTGCTCTTCATTTGCGTCGGCACCCCCCAGGATCCCCATGGGCGGGCCGATCTTTCGTCCGTGCTCGCCGTGGCGGGATCGATTGCCGAGGCGATCAACGGTTACAAGGTGATCGTGATCAAGTCCACCGTGCCGGTGGGCACGGGGGACAAGGTCGAGGCGTTGATCGCCGAACGCAGCGGGGGCGGGCATCCCTTCTCGGTCGCCTCCAACCCCGAGTTCCTGCGGGAAGGTGCGGCCCTCGAAGATTTCATGCGGCCCAACCGGGTGGTGATCGGCACCGAAGAGGAGCAGGCCCGGGCGATCCTGGAGGATCTCTACCGCCCGCTCTACCTGATCCAGACCCCGATCCTCCACACCTCCCGCCGCACCTCGGAACTGATCAAGTACGCCTCCAACGCCTTCCTGGCGGTGAAGATCTCCTACATCAACGAGATGGCCGCCCTGTGCGAGAAGGTGGGGGCCGATGTCCACGACATCGCGCGGGGCATGGGGCTCGACCAGCGTATCGGGCCCAAGTTTCTTCATCCGGGACCCGGCTACGGCGGTTCCTGCTTCCCCAAGGACACCCAGGCGATTTTGGCTACCGCCGAGGAGTTCGGCGAACCCCTGCGGATCATCGGGGCTGCGGTGAGTGTCAACGATGATCAGCCGCGGCGGATGGTGAACAAACTGCGGGAGGCGGTGGGTGGCGAGTTGAAGGGCCGGACGGTGGCCATGCTGGGCCTGGCTTTCAAGCCCAACACCGACGATGTGCGGGAGTCCGCCGCGTTGAAGATCGCCCACCAGGTCCGGCGGGAGGGGGGTCGGGTGCGGGCCTTCGACCCGATCGCCGTGGAGACCGCCCGGGCCGCCGGCTTCGACGGCGAGATCGGCGAGGACGAATACTCCACCTGCCGGGGTGCCGACGTGGTGGCCCTGGTCACCGAGTGGAACCAGTTTCGCAACCTGGACCTCCAGCGCCTGAAGGAGGCCCTGGCCCGGCCGGTGCTGGTGGACATGCGCAACATCTACGAGCGCGAGGACGTGGAGCGGCAGGGCTTGCGCTACATCGCCGTCGGGCGTTAG
- a CDS encoding GDP-mannose 4,6-dehydratase, whose translation MASTYLVTGAAGFIGSHVTDRLLERGDRVVGLDNFDDFYDPGIKRANLRRWDGHEAFRLVEGDIRDRELVRRLMAAESVDVLVHLAARAGVRPSLEQPELYADVNVRGTTVLLEAARQAGVRRVIYASSSSVYGGNEKVPFSEDDPVDHPVSPYAATKKACEVIAHTFHHLYGLDTIGLRFFTVYGPRQRPEMAIHKFTRLIDQGRPVPMFGDGSSERDYTYIDDIVAGVLAAIDAARGCRVYNLGESATISLADLVALIGRALGREPQIERRPFQPGDVLRTWADVSRARRELGYDPQVPVEEGIERFVRWYRESAP comes from the coding sequence GTGGCGAGTACCTACCTGGTCACCGGGGCGGCGGGCTTCATCGGCTCCCACGTCACCGACCGGCTTCTCGAGCGCGGCGACCGGGTGGTGGGCCTGGACAATTTCGACGACTTCTACGATCCCGGAATCAAGCGCGCCAACCTCCGCCGATGGGATGGCCACGAGGCCTTCCGCCTGGTGGAAGGGGATATTCGGGATCGGGAGCTGGTCCGCCGGCTGATGGCCGCCGAGTCGGTCGACGTGCTGGTGCACCTCGCGGCTCGGGCCGGCGTGCGGCCGTCCCTCGAGCAACCTGAACTCTACGCCGATGTCAATGTGCGGGGGACCACGGTGCTGCTGGAGGCTGCCCGCCAGGCCGGCGTGCGGCGGGTGATCTACGCCTCGTCTTCATCGGTCTACGGGGGCAACGAGAAGGTGCCCTTCTCCGAGGACGACCCGGTCGACCACCCGGTCTCGCCCTATGCCGCGACGAAAAAGGCCTGTGAGGTCATCGCGCACACCTTTCACCATCTCTACGGCCTGGATACCATCGGGCTGCGCTTTTTCACCGTCTACGGGCCCCGGCAGCGCCCGGAAATGGCGATCCACAAGTTCACACGGCTCATCGACCAGGGCCGTCCCGTGCCCATGTTCGGCGACGGTAGCAGCGAGCGGGACTACACCTACATCGACGACATCGTCGCCGGCGTGCTGGCCGCCATCGACGCGGCCCGCGGATGCCGGGTCTACAACCTGGGCGAGTCGGCCACGATTTCCCTGGCGGATCTGGTCGCTCTGATCGGTCGCGCCCTGGGTCGTGAGCCGCAGATCGAGCGCCGGCCCTTCCAGCCCGGCGACGTACTCCGGACCTGGGCCGATGTCTCGCGCGCCCGGCGGGAATTGGGGTACGATCCGCAGGTTCCCGTCGAAGAGGGGATCGAGCGTTTCGTCCGCTGGTACCGGGAGTCGGCCCCCTGA
- a CDS encoding nucleotide sugar dehydrogenase — MTQSETVAAMKNALLEKIANKTARVGVVGLGYVGLPLAEVFSRSGLEVHGFDVDPKKIEAIRAGRTYIGDLTDDQVRAQVEAGRLHASCDFDGLAEMDAVLICVPTPLRKTLDPDISYVVSSAREIARRLRVGQLVVLESTTYPGTTEEVILPLLEESGLKVGEGFFLAFSPERVDPSNPQYKTENTPKVVGGTTAGCREVAEALYRTAIPAVHVVSSARAAEMVKLLENTFRLINIGLVNEVAVICEKLGLDVWEIIDAAATKPFGYMAFYPGPGLGGHCIPIDPHYLSWKLRSLNYFTRFIDLASEINRSMPAHVVDRLAELLNEVRKPIKGSKVLILGVAYKRDCADTRESPAEDVIHLLLQRGAELSFHDPYVAAFSVSGTSIPAVDLDPAMLREQDAVLIITDHKGVDYEKVCREAALVFDTRNATRDVGDKSKVVRL; from the coding sequence ATGACTCAGTCGGAAACGGTGGCGGCGATGAAGAACGCGCTGCTCGAGAAGATTGCCAACAAGACGGCCCGCGTGGGTGTGGTGGGCCTGGGATACGTGGGTCTGCCCCTGGCGGAGGTCTTCTCCCGGTCCGGGCTCGAGGTCCACGGATTCGACGTGGATCCCAAGAAGATCGAGGCGATCCGTGCCGGGCGGACCTACATCGGGGATTTGACGGACGATCAGGTCCGGGCCCAGGTGGAGGCGGGCCGTCTGCACGCCAGTTGCGACTTCGATGGTCTGGCCGAAATGGACGCGGTGCTGATCTGCGTGCCGACCCCCCTGCGCAAAACCCTCGATCCGGACATCTCGTACGTGGTCTCCTCGGCCCGGGAGATCGCCCGGCGCCTGCGTGTGGGGCAACTGGTGGTGCTCGAGTCGACCACCTACCCGGGAACCACCGAAGAGGTGATCCTGCCCCTGCTGGAGGAGAGCGGCCTGAAGGTCGGTGAGGGCTTCTTCCTCGCCTTCTCCCCCGAGCGGGTCGATCCCTCGAATCCCCAGTACAAGACGGAGAACACGCCCAAGGTCGTCGGCGGTACCACAGCGGGCTGCCGGGAGGTCGCCGAGGCTCTCTATCGCACGGCGATCCCCGCCGTGCACGTGGTCTCGTCGGCCCGGGCGGCGGAAATGGTCAAGCTGCTCGAAAACACCTTCCGCCTGATCAACATCGGCCTGGTCAACGAGGTGGCGGTGATCTGCGAGAAGCTCGGATTGGACGTCTGGGAGATCATCGACGCGGCGGCCACCAAGCCCTTCGGCTACATGGCGTTCTATCCCGGACCGGGGCTGGGTGGGCACTGCATTCCGATCGATCCCCACTACCTGAGCTGGAAGCTCCGCTCGCTGAACTACTTCACCCGCTTCATCGACCTGGCCTCCGAGATCAACCGCTCCATGCCGGCCCACGTGGTCGATCGCCTGGCCGAGCTCCTCAACGAGGTGCGCAAGCCGATCAAGGGCTCGAAGGTTCTGATCCTCGGCGTGGCCTACAAGCGGGACTGCGCCGACACCCGGGAGTCGCCGGCGGAAGACGTGATCCACCTGCTGCTGCAGCGGGGCGCCGAGTTGAGCTTCCATGATCCCTACGTGGCGGCCTTCTCCGTATCGGGGACTTCGATCCCCGCGGTGGATCTCGATCCCGCCATGCTGCGCGAACAGGACGCCGTGCTGATCATCACCGACCACAAGGGCGTCGACTACGAGAAGGTCTGCCGGGAGGCGGCCCTGGTCTTCGACACGCGCAACGCGACCCGCGACGTCGGGGACAAGAGCAAGGTCGTCCGTCTCTAG
- a CDS encoding MlaD family protein — protein MRSLAVGLVVILGLAIFMGAVLVVGQETHLFAAKMTYRTNFPDASGLRVGSPVTIAGVRVGTVARIVLPTNPDSEGIEVFLSVDRSYAARVRQGTEASLVILQFVANEKSVDLSPGDPDKNQLGDGAFIPPAVQQAILEQGRTIASTLELATSDLSEILGAIRRGEGLLGKAIVDPEFGTEGLESLQRALDASEALLARVNRGEGLMGRMVSDREFAEAVTGDLKTATSGIAAVAQRIERGEGLLGRLSTGSEGEALAEDLRQLGRALRSVADGLEHGEGLAGVLLRDEALAERVSANLDETLARLASISRKIDEGEGTLGLLVNDRGLYDEAQTLVTGVRSSRLASWLIRRYHRRGEREREKAEKRRSREEVPEGAGLTGPEATYWPPFPGADSRGERAAVEAAEAMP, from the coding sequence ATGCGTAGCTTGGCCGTCGGCCTGGTCGTGATCTTGGGTCTGGCGATTTTCATGGGGGCCGTACTCGTCGTCGGACAGGAAACTCACCTTTTCGCCGCCAAGATGACCTACCGCACCAACTTTCCCGATGCCTCGGGACTGCGGGTGGGTTCGCCGGTGACCATCGCCGGCGTGCGAGTCGGCACGGTCGCGCGCATCGTGTTGCCCACCAACCCGGATTCCGAGGGCATCGAGGTCTTCCTCAGCGTGGACCGGAGCTATGCCGCCAGGGTCCGGCAGGGAACCGAGGCCTCGCTGGTAATCCTGCAGTTCGTGGCCAACGAGAAGTCCGTCGACCTTTCGCCCGGCGACCCCGACAAGAATCAACTCGGTGACGGGGCCTTCATTCCGCCCGCGGTGCAGCAGGCGATTCTCGAGCAGGGGCGCACCATCGCTTCGACCCTGGAGTTGGCCACCAGCGACCTGAGCGAAATCCTCGGCGCGATCCGTCGCGGAGAAGGTCTGCTGGGCAAGGCCATCGTCGACCCGGAGTTCGGCACCGAGGGGCTCGAATCCCTGCAAAGGGCTCTCGACGCCTCCGAAGCCCTGTTGGCGCGGGTCAATCGAGGGGAGGGCCTGATGGGGCGCATGGTGTCCGACCGGGAATTCGCCGAGGCCGTGACGGGGGACCTCAAGACGGCCACTTCCGGCATCGCGGCAGTGGCCCAGCGCATCGAGCGGGGCGAAGGCCTGCTCGGCCGGCTCAGTACCGGCAGCGAGGGGGAGGCCCTGGCCGAGGATCTCCGCCAACTGGGCCGGGCCCTGCGCTCGGTGGCCGACGGCCTGGAGCATGGTGAAGGGCTGGCCGGGGTCCTGCTGCGGGACGAGGCCCTGGCCGAGCGCGTTTCCGCCAACCTCGACGAAACCCTCGCCCGCCTGGCGTCCATCAGTCGCAAGATCGACGAGGGGGAGGGGACCCTGGGGCTGCTGGTCAACGACCGGGGTCTGTACGACGAGGCCCAGACCCTGGTGACGGGGGTGCGCTCGAGCCGGCTGGCCTCCTGGCTGATTCGCCGCTATCACCGGCGGGGGGAGAGGGAGCGGGAGAAGGCCGAAAAGCGCCGCAGCCGGGAGGAAGTCCCGGAAGGCGCTGGCCTGACGGGGCCCGAGGCGACATATTGGCCTCCGTTCCCCGGTGCGGACAGCCGCGGGGAGCGGGCTGCCGTGGAGGCGGCGGAGGCGATGCCATGA
- a CDS encoding ATP-binding cassette domain-containing protein, whose translation MCLHGIHKRFGDKVILEDFSLNVFPGETLVILGGSGTGKSVSLRHIIGLIRPDRGEVLVDGQEVHTLRESRLVEVRRKVGYLFQGGALFDSMNVYDNIAFPLREAGWSATDIASRIPEVLALVDLDEDVAAQMPDSLSGGMQKRVALARAIAVKPRAILYDEPTTGLDPVTANTINELIRSMQQRLGVTSVVVTHDIQSAFRVGDRIAFLYRGRIRFLGTVQQARETDDPVLAAFIAGRSLEEGRSDA comes from the coding sequence ATCTGCCTGCACGGCATCCACAAGCGCTTCGGCGACAAGGTGATCCTCGAGGACTTTTCCCTCAACGTCTTTCCCGGCGAGACTCTGGTCATTCTCGGCGGTTCGGGCACCGGCAAGTCGGTCAGCCTGCGCCATATCATCGGCCTGATCCGTCCCGACAGGGGCGAGGTGTTGGTCGACGGCCAGGAGGTGCATACCCTGCGGGAGAGCCGGCTCGTGGAGGTGCGTCGCAAGGTGGGCTACCTCTTCCAGGGCGGGGCCCTGTTCGATTCGATGAATGTTTACGACAACATCGCGTTTCCCTTGCGGGAAGCCGGCTGGAGTGCCACGGACATCGCCTCGAGAATTCCCGAGGTGCTCGCGCTGGTGGACCTGGACGAGGATGTGGCGGCGCAGATGCCTGACTCCCTTTCCGGAGGCATGCAGAAACGGGTGGCCCTGGCTCGGGCCATCGCCGTCAAGCCCCGCGCGATTCTCTATGACGAACCCACCACGGGGCTCGATCCGGTCACCGCCAACACCATCAACGAGTTGATCCGCTCGATGCAACAGCGCCTGGGAGTGACTTCGGTGGTGGTCACCCACGATATCCAGTCGGCCTTCCGTGTGGGAGACCGTATCGCCTTTCTCTATCGGGGAAGGATCCGTTTTCTCGGCACCGTGCAACAGGCGCGGGAGACCGATGACCCGGTGCTCGCGGCCTTCATCGCCGGTCGCAGCCTGGAGGAGGGACGAAGCGATGCGTAG
- a CDS encoding ABC transporter permease encodes MSYLADLVRRVGDITVLTGACLRELLRRPFEWALVSEQMFRLGVRSLPLVGLTIAFTGAVMALQVSYTLAAYGAKLYVGSFVAVTLIKELGPVLTAVMFAARVGAGITAELGSMNVTEQIDALRALGASPVKKLVLPRLVALMVMVPILTMIGDLLGILGGMYVAVAEIEQGAGYYWSKVREFLVLGDLLSGVGKTFFFAFFIGIIACYNGLSTRGGASGVGRATTNTVVAASIAIFTSNFFLAKLFLVLQSTFGGASW; translated from the coding sequence ATGTCCTATCTGGCCGATCTGGTCCGCAGGGTGGGCGACATCACAGTGTTGACCGGCGCGTGTCTGCGGGAGTTGCTGCGCCGTCCCTTCGAGTGGGCCCTGGTCAGCGAGCAGATGTTCCGCCTCGGCGTGCGGTCGTTGCCCCTGGTGGGCCTGACCATCGCCTTTACCGGCGCGGTGATGGCCCTGCAGGTCTCCTACACCCTGGCTGCCTACGGGGCCAAGCTCTACGTGGGTAGCTTCGTCGCCGTGACGTTGATCAAGGAACTCGGCCCCGTGCTCACCGCGGTGATGTTCGCCGCGCGGGTGGGCGCCGGGATCACCGCCGAGCTGGGCTCGATGAATGTCACCGAGCAGATCGACGCCCTGCGGGCGTTGGGCGCCAGCCCGGTCAAGAAGCTCGTCCTCCCGCGGTTGGTGGCCTTGATGGTGATGGTTCCCATTCTGACCATGATCGGCGACCTGTTGGGCATTCTGGGGGGGATGTACGTGGCGGTGGCGGAGATCGAGCAGGGAGCGGGCTATTACTGGTCCAAGGTGCGAGAGTTCCTCGTCCTCGGTGACCTGCTTTCGGGAGTGGGCAAAACCTTCTTCTTCGCTTTCTTCATCGGCATCATCGCCTGCTACAACGGGTTGAGCACCCGGGGGGGGGCCTCCGGGGTGGGGCGGGCGACGACGAACACGGTGGTGGCCGCCTCGATCGCCATCTTCACCAGCAACTTCTTCCTGGCCAAGCTTTTCCTCGTCCTGCAATCCACCTTCGGAGGGGCGTCGTGGTAG